TAGTAGTATTTTCTTTTTCTTTCTCACGGGTTCCCCTTTTCTGTTCATCAATCCCCAAGCATAAAATGTAATTGCTTTAATAACTAGGCATTGGCACTTTTTAAAACGACATCTTTTTAATTACACATTTTATTACTGAGACTTCTTCAATTGTAGATTTCCTTTATTAAAAATAATAACAGCATTATAAGCTTCGTATAAAGCATACACTGGGTAACAAAAAGCAGTAAATACAATCATTGTAGGTACCTTTTCCACAACGGGAAAGTGACCGGCTAAAAAGTTTTTCACGCTAATACCTAAGTACACCAACAAAGGAATGACAATCACAGCTAGTAACAATAACCACGGCGTCATCTTGGTTTCTTTTAATTTTGCTCGACAATGTGGGCATTTCATTGTAAAAGGACTTGAGAAATCCTCAAAGTGCTCGATTGTAATGGGTTTTTGACACCCTGGACAAGGTGTTGATGTGTTCATATAGGCCTCTCCTTGTAATCGTTTATATTTAGGTTAATATCTGTTATATCGGTTAACAAATCGTAGGAGTCCAGCCCGTTATTCTTATTTTTGATACTCATAGACAACCGGAACTTTGTCCATTTTGACAGTTTTGGCCACGACATAACGACGATAACCATCTTTTAAGACGTTCGATCCTTTTTCAATCGTTAGTGGCTCATCTAGGCGGCCCGTACGCTTCACAAAGTCAATGACCTTTTGTGTTTTTTCAGCGTTTGGTCGTGTCTTTAAGAACGCTTCAGGTACGATAATGTCATCAAAGTTCAACAAATCTTGTGTTCCTTTTGGTTGGTTCGGTAGTGTTTTCTGTTTTGGCTCGGCCTTTTTTTCTTCTGTAGGATCTTGTTGTACCTCCGGCTGAACAGTCTTCGCTTCTTTCTTGTCTTCTTTTGCTGCAGGTTGAGAAGCAGTTATCGGTTTTTCTTCCGGCTTAGTAGCAGCAACTTCTTGTTGTGCGGCAGAAGCTTCTTGTTTATCGTTTGAGTCATTGGTTTCTTTGTCTTTTTTATTCGGGAGAACGGTAATCTGGAAACAGATCACGCCTATTTCACCAGGACATTCATCAATCGGAATATCTAACGTTGGTTCCCCTTGAATTAAGATTTTTTCATGCATAATACTTTTCTTAGTCAGACCAGTTTTATTAAAGGCTTTCTTCGCAACAAATACGGTATACGAAATAAAGG
The window above is part of the Priestia megaterium genome. Proteins encoded here:
- a CDS encoding plasmid stabilization protein, coding for MPHKITLTGSATGPLREYDRYVAFDMREKGSPSAPKGLKKSTFISYTVFVAKKAFNKTGLTKKSIMHEKILIQGEPTLDIPIDECPGEIGVICFQITVLPNKKDKETNDSNDKQEASAAQQEVAATKPEEKPITASQPAAKEDKKEAKTVQPEVQQDPTEEKKAEPKQKTLPNQPKGTQDLLNFDDIIVPEAFLKTRPNAEKTQKVIDFVKRTGRLDEPLTIEKGSNVLKDGYRRYVVAKTVKMDKVPVVYEYQK